The Setaria viridis chromosome 9, Setaria_viridis_v4.0, whole genome shotgun sequence sequence AACAAGAACATGGTTTAAACAGTGCAAATATGTTCTCCTTCCTAAACACAACCTTTTCTTTGTGTGGTGATTTGGGGAGGGTAATTCCATATTTGCCACTTTTTAAGTATCAAAACCCTGCAAATTTGTTATTGGCTATGTCGATTGCACGTTGATCTAGGACCCACATGTAACTGACTCAGCTGAATTGCTGAAGGTAAACCCATTGGTTTATCCCACGTTTTGAACTGGGATTTCCGCTCGCGTTCATAAAAACGGAAGTTAATCTAGGACAATAGGTGTTCCGAGGCTGCACTGTGCCAACATTCGCGCAGAATTTGGCTTGGTTTTCCATGTGCTCAAATCAAAACCCACCGATCCCCACCTGAGTTGAGCAGCTGATGTGCACCGGGGAGCTGCCCTTTACATGCATCCACACCAGCTGCAGCTGGCTCGTATTTTCTACTCTCGAATCAGTAGCCTTGCTTTTTTCAAGCCAGGTCCACATATCGCGCGGCGAGCGCGTGCCCGGCGAGCTCTCGGCCTCGGTGGTGCGCGTTGCGAGTGCGAGTGCGCTAGCCGGGGCCAGGGGATGGAGCGATCCATGGAGTCAACCAGTCAAACTCCCCTCCCAACCCGTGTACGCGGGCTGATCGATCGATTAATTAGCCGTAAATCCCAGTAATTAAGCGGCCACGCCACCCAATCGGAAATGTCTTAATCCCCCCTGATTAACCCCAGCACCACCTAAACTTTTGCCTTTAAAAGGGAAAGAAATCAAAAGGGATAAACTAATCTCCCTGGTTGCGGCGTGCTCCCCCACATGCCTCTTTCTTTCCCAAGTCCACAACCAGCAGCCTACCTCCCCTCCTCCTGGTCGGCTCCGTCTATATAAGCCCCcgttccccctcctctcccgcccACTTCATCATCgcactcttcttcttccttctctcccgCCTTCTCCTCTCGGCAGCAGCTGCCACCTAGCTCTTCAAACTCAAATCCTACTCCCACACACTGGTCCAGCTCGCCTGCGAGCTCGAGCAGCGATATCCTTATTCAGTTGATCGATCCACGATCAGCGCTGAGAGAGAAATCAAGCAGGGGAGTGATctcgagagagagaaagaacCTGATGGACATGGCGCACGAGAGAGACGCGAGCAGCGAGGAGGAGGTGATggccggcgagctccggcgcGGGCCGTGGACGGTGGAGGAGGACCTCCTGCTGGTCAACTACGTCGCCTCGCACGGCGAGGGCCGCTGGAACTCGCTCGCCCGATCAGCAGGTGGGATACATATACTCCATGCCGGATCAAGTCATGGATCGATTACTTGTCAAAACTTGCATCTCCAATTAGTACAGCAGGCACAATTCATGGGCTCCATCACATCACCCACCGAGCACAACCAGATGCTCGCCTATCGCCTCCTCTCCGCGTTGCCGTACAAGCCTGAGGCTTGACAAAGATGTCACTTTGCATCTACATGCTAATATGGAAACAGATAGCTGCCTAGCTAGCTAGGGGCCTAGCTGCCATCCAGCTAACAAGAACCGCCTACAGTGAGTGAGAAAGGGAGAGAATTTTTAGTGGTTAGCTTCCCGGCCATAGGGATATTTACTTACTCCCTTCCATTACATCATGCATCTTGTCATCACATACACACTCCCGTGTCTCATCTGCATAACAAATTACTACTGGGCAGCAATGGCGTGATGTGACGTGTGGATGATTAATCTTTGTGTGTTCCTGTCATGCAGGGCTGAAGCGCACCGGCAAGAGCTGCCGCCTACGGTGGCTCAACTACCTCCGCCCCGACCTCCGGCGCGGCAACATCACGCCGCAGGAGCAGCTGCTCATCCTCGAGCTGCACTCGCGCTGGGGCAACCGCTGGTCCAAGATCGCGCAGCATCTCCCCGGCCGCACcgacaacgagatcaagaactactggCGCACGCGCGTGCAGAAGCACGCCAAGCAGCTCAAGTGCGACGTCAACAGCCAGCAGTTCAAGGACGTCATGCGCTACCTCTGGATGCCCCGCCTCGTCGAGCGCatccaggccgccgccgccgcaggggcGCCGCAGCCGCAGACCGGCACCGCGGACACGCCCCTGTCGTCGTCGTGGCAGcacggcgccgacgacggcctCTACGCGTCGCCCGGCGACGCCTGCTGGCCCGCGGAGTACTACTCAGCCGCCGGCGATCACCAGCTGTTGAACAACCCCGCCGTCCCGGAGCTGTCGAGCACCACGGCCGGGTCGTCGTCTCCGTCCTCGGACTCCGGCGCGGGGGCACAGACATGGCTCGCACCCGTGGGTGAAGCGGAGTGGTTCACCACCGCCTGCGacgcctccagcgccgccgtggCCATGCACGACACCGTCCTGGCCGGTcaccaacagcagcagcagccgtgcCTGCTCGGGGAGACGTGGACGTCGTCGGAGCTCCCGGAGCTCGGCGTCGCGGACTTCGAGATCGGCAGCTTCGACGTGGAGAGCATCTGGAGCATGGACGACAACTTGTGGTACACGCAGACGCAGGGCGTGTGAACTGATGAAGCCAGCACGGCGGCGTGGCGCTCCACGGCATCGGCGGTGGACACCTGCGTGTTGGATACGATCAACCCCCGGGGACGCCCAGAGCAGAGCTAGCTGAGAAACGGATTAGAAGAAGGAGAGAGATTATTTGGAGGATTAGAAGACGACGACGCGACGATTAATCTTTGTTCGGCTCAAGATTCAGTTCTTGGACCCCTTGCCTTGCCTCCGGGACTATTCCACTCCAGTTCTACACCGTTTCttattaattttattttcttgtctTAATCCCCTAGCGGCTAGGGTATatacgcaaaaaaaaaagaaaaggaaaaaaagcgTAGCTGTTGTAGTGTAAGTGTCAAGTGTTTGTACGTGGCCCGTCTAATTTTACTCATTCTTTTTGAGTAAATACATAAATATATATGAAACTGAAGTTACTGAACTATCTGAAGATTCTGAAGTGAAAGTTGATGTACTCCTTTCCGAGGCAACGAAGTTACTGGACTGATCCAAGAATTGTACAGCTTCTAGAAGCGGTAACAACAAGCCCACAAAAGCGAACAAAGGTCCCCGACGTCAAGTCCAAGTCGTCTACAAGTACTACTCGAGGGTCCAGCATACGTACGCGCCCCCGCCAAATTCTCGCCGCTAATTGTGATCCTCATGCTGCGCGCCTCTCAGCAGTCTGAGTGGCGATCGATTAAttccccccctttttttcctttcggtTTCTGTTGCATCGTGGTTGGTTTAGTTATCATCATGATGATTAtaccgacggcgacggcgacggcgactgaGACGATCCATTTGTTTATGCCGACATGCATGGATGTGTGTTTACGCCTGAGATTGTGATCAGGGGCGGAGATCTATCCATCTTCCATCGTCGAGTGAGCCGTCGCGTCAGCGCCAACAGTTGCCGGATCGAGGTGAGCACAGCTGCAGGCCCGCGGCGTTACACATGTTGCTCTCGCAACTCGTCAGGGGTAGTGAGAGACGATGAGCTCGCAGTCGCGGAGCACACTGTCAAGTTAGTATTAGTATTAGCAACTAGCGAAGCAGATTATTAGTGAGCAGAGCAAAAGGCAATGAATTTGAAGTGGATGCCGAGGAGATATGGTTTAAAATCGCAGCACTAACGACCTGTGCACGCGCATGTATGCTCAACGATGCCGAGCGTGTTACTGCTGCAGCAATAACAGCAACCAACAACGATGCGAACACGGAACACTTGCATGCAGCTGCGGTGCGGGGCCCCGCTCCTCTCGTCGTTGGGATGATCGAATGATGGATAGGAAAAGCGCACAAGTAAAAAGAGGCGGGGCATGGCCCCGCCCCCCGGGCATTGTATCTTCGGCTTCGATATCTCTTTCAGAGccaaagagagggagagggggccAGCACCCAGCAGCACCCAGGAGCCAGCCACGTTTTTCTACCTCCCCGGGGCCTATTTTCACACCGTATTTTGATTTTTTCCGTCCTTTTCCGAGgagaaacaaaagaagaaaaacgtCGTAAAGGCGGCGTCGCCTGGGGGAAAAGCGCTCCCCGCGCGATTGtcgtgccccggccgacctgaGCCGAGCTCGATCTCCCTCCACTCGCAACTGTCAGCTCAGAGCTCAGTTCTCGTCCACGATTTCCGCCGATATTTTGCCCTGCTCCAGTGCTCCTTGATGCCGTTAAGGAGGCAGCGGAGCACTACGGTGTCGCGGCAGGGAAGACTCGGTGCTGCGGCGTACTACGTATTTACGCCGGTGCGGTGGATAGATACGgggacccgcgccgccgccgccgccgccgcggcgatgaTGGATATATCAGCTGGCGAGCACGACGACGAGGCGGACGacgcggcggtggggcgggccCTCGCGCGAAGCGAGCCACGTCGGTCACGCACGACGGGCGACGGGTCAAGCAGCCAGCAAGCGCCCGCGGGGGGGCCGAGGCGAGGGCGGACCGAGAAGGCCAACTGGGCAACTGGCCCAGCCGTCGTGTGAACGGGTCAACGGCGCCCCTCGGTGGAGACCTGGAGCGGACTCGCGCAAGACCCTCGTGCCGATATGCATGGCGCCCTTTTCTTGTTGCGCTCTTTCACACCCGGCGCGTGGCGGGGGGGTTTTCCCGGGTTCCTACTGGCCGGGCCGCCCTCGCTTCGTCCGGGTCTCTCGTGGACGCCAACATCGGTCGCCAAGTGCTCCTGTTCCGCTTCCGCCCGGTGGCTGGGATGGCTGCCGCAAGTGGTGCTCGTCGGCTGAACCAGCTGAACTACGCAGCTGTAGCACTTGCACTTGCACTACCTGTGCACTGTGTACTGTACATCTTCTGGTGAGGACTTTTAACGGTGCTTGCTAATACTTTCAGTGCAAGGAGATTACTGTGACGTATGCACGCACTACGCAGCTGTAGCACTTGCACTTGCACTACGTGTGCCCTGTGTACTGTACATCTTCTGGTGAGGACTTTTGACGGTGCTTGCTAATGCTTTCAGTGCAGGGAGATTACTGTGACGTATGCACGCTTTGTAACATTCGGTTATCTTACCCGCTTGCTTTAATTTGGTCCTTATATTATGCGTCCAACAGGATCGTCTTTAAGACGACTGTTGCGTACTACTAGCTCAACAAGTCTGTCCCCGCCTTGACTCTCTAGCTAATGAACAAGAGTCTGGTTCCCACTTATCGC is a genomic window containing:
- the LOC117836302 gene encoding transcription factor MYB2, translated to MDMAHERDASSEEEVMAGELRRGPWTVEEDLLLVNYVASHGEGRWNSLARSAGLKRTGKSCRLRWLNYLRPDLRRGNITPQEQLLILELHSRWGNRWSKIAQHLPGRTDNEIKNYWRTRVQKHAKQLKCDVNSQQFKDVMRYLWMPRLVERIQAAAAAGAPQPQTGTADTPLSSSWQHGADDGLYASPGDACWPAEYYSAAGDHQLLNNPAVPELSSTTAGSSSPSSDSGAGAQTWLAPVGEAEWFTTACDASSAAVAMHDTVLAGHQQQQQPCLLGETWTSSELPELGVADFEIGSFDVESIWSMDDNLWYTQTQGV